A single region of the Psychrobacter alimentarius genome encodes:
- a CDS encoding hypoxanthine-guanine phosphoribosyltransferase, producing the protein MTQISNQEIEKTLRNSECLISSIEVAAAYERLAAQLNLHYAGLNPIVMVVMNGGLIPAGQLLTHLTFYHRMHYIHASRYRDNEGTSELDWKFKPDVSIENEHVLLIDDIFDEGITLKAVVEELSKEKPLSIESCVLLNKEHDRKVADFEVDFVGINVADRYVYGCGMDFHGYLRHLPGIYAIKEDKV; encoded by the coding sequence ATGACCCAAATTAGTAATCAAGAAATAGAAAAAACCCTGCGTAATTCAGAGTGCCTTATTAGTAGTATCGAAGTTGCTGCTGCTTATGAGCGTCTTGCTGCTCAACTCAACCTACATTATGCGGGCTTAAACCCAATTGTAATGGTTGTAATGAATGGTGGACTTATCCCAGCTGGTCAATTATTGACTCATCTGACGTTCTACCATCGTATGCATTATATTCATGCATCGCGCTATCGCGACAACGAAGGCACCAGCGAACTCGATTGGAAATTCAAACCTGATGTCAGTATCGAAAACGAGCACGTATTGCTGATTGATGATATTTTTGATGAAGGTATTACTTTAAAAGCAGTCGTTGAAGAGCTGAGCAAAGAAAAACCTTTATCGATTGAATCTTGTGTCTTACTCAATAAAGAACACGATCGTAAAGTCGCAGATTTTGAGGTAGATTTTGTGGGTATCAATGTTGCAGACCGCTATGTTTATGGCTGTGGTATGGATTTTCATGGTTACTTGCGCCATTTGCCTGGCATCTATGCAATTAAAGAAGATAAAGTGTAA
- a CDS encoding carbon starvation CstA family protein, giving the protein MNSAIVLLFGVAAMLCGYLFYSKFIATKILALDNSRPTPAHTMKDGVDYVPTNKYVLWGHHFTSVAGAAPIIGPAIAVIWGWVPAIIWVVLGTIFMAGVHDMSAIWASMRNKGQSIGSIAGTVMGTRVRSLMMIVIFLLLLMVNAVFGVAIANMMIKTPSAVLPVWGALIVAFIIGQCIYRYKMNLLWVSIIGVTALYGLIYLGPMFPIVLPETVFGLPDNAVWILILFGYAAVASLLPVWMLLQPRDYINGLQLFVGLILLYAAIFIATPDIVAPAINTALPVGTPSLMPLLFVTIACGAISGFHGLVATGTTSKQIDKEEDARFVGYFGAFGEGMLALGAILAATAGFATLADWQAVYQKFGDGSIGAFIDGGATILNAGVGIDLVLSQTMLTVMAALFAGTTMDTGVRLQRYIFQEFGEFYNLPALNKGVVATLLAVGSCLLLAFGAGGIDGAGGMIIWPLFGTTNQLMAALTLMIVTVILLRKGKPVWYTLAPLTFLLVMTVFALLIQLKTFFTDGNWLLIIMDIIILIATILVTFESLSVLRKEWTIHKGKSDT; this is encoded by the coding sequence ATGAATAGTGCTATTGTACTGTTATTTGGCGTTGCCGCTATGCTATGCGGCTACTTGTTTTATTCAAAGTTTATCGCCACTAAAATTTTGGCATTAGACAACAGTCGTCCCACGCCAGCTCATACGATGAAAGATGGCGTAGATTACGTTCCCACCAATAAGTACGTATTATGGGGTCACCATTTTACCTCAGTAGCAGGGGCAGCACCAATCATCGGTCCTGCTATTGCTGTGATCTGGGGCTGGGTGCCAGCCATCATTTGGGTAGTACTGGGCACCATTTTTATGGCTGGTGTCCACGATATGTCAGCCATTTGGGCAAGTATGCGTAATAAAGGCCAATCGATTGGTTCTATCGCTGGTACTGTAATGGGTACACGTGTGCGCAGTTTGATGATGATTGTCATTTTTTTACTCCTACTGATGGTAAACGCCGTATTCGGTGTTGCTATCGCTAATATGATGATAAAAACGCCTTCAGCGGTATTGCCTGTGTGGGGCGCACTCATTGTTGCCTTCATCATTGGTCAGTGTATCTATCGCTATAAGATGAATCTGCTTTGGGTATCAATCATTGGTGTCACGGCTTTATACGGACTTATTTATCTTGGCCCCATGTTCCCAATTGTGTTACCTGAGACTGTTTTCGGTTTGCCTGATAATGCCGTATGGATTCTGATTTTATTCGGTTATGCGGCAGTTGCGTCTTTATTGCCAGTATGGATGCTGCTGCAACCACGCGATTACATCAATGGCTTGCAGTTATTTGTCGGTTTGATTTTATTGTACGCAGCCATTTTTATTGCGACGCCAGATATTGTCGCGCCAGCCATCAACACAGCATTACCCGTTGGCACACCGTCACTGATGCCATTGTTGTTTGTGACGATTGCCTGCGGTGCTATTTCAGGCTTCCATGGATTGGTGGCAACAGGTACCACGTCCAAGCAGATTGATAAAGAAGAAGATGCTCGGTTCGTTGGTTACTTTGGTGCATTTGGTGAGGGTATGCTTGCGCTGGGTGCCATACTTGCTGCCACGGCAGGTTTTGCCACACTGGCTGATTGGCAAGCGGTTTATCAAAAATTCGGCGATGGTTCTATCGGTGCCTTTATTGATGGTGGCGCTACCATCCTAAATGCCGGGGTTGGCATTGACTTAGTGTTATCGCAAACGATGCTGACAGTCATGGCAGCACTATTTGCCGGTACTACTATGGACACTGGGGTGCGTTTGCAGCGTTATATTTTTCAAGAGTTTGGAGAGTTTTATAACTTGCCAGCATTGAACAAAGGGGTTGTCGCAACGTTACTTGCAGTCGGAAGCTGTTTGTTATTGGCGTTTGGCGCAGGTGGTATCGATGGTGCAGGCGGTATGATTATTTGGCCACTATTTGGTACAACCAATCAATTAATGGCCGCATTGACCTTAATGATTGTCACCGTGATTTTATTACGTAAGGGCAAGCCTGTCTGGTATACCTTGGCACCATTGACGTTCTTACTGGTCATGACGGTCTTCGCACTACTCATTCAGCTCAAAACTTTCTTCACTGATGGTAATTGGCTGCTCATCATTATGGATATCATTATTTTGATAGCAACCATTTTGGTGACGTTTGAGAGTCTGTCGGTATTGCGCAAAGAATGGACAATACACAAAGGTAAAAGCGATACCTAA
- a CDS encoding cory-CC-star protein — translation MENTNTPKDHADIEPWWQRFVAGLNEFYHAPYRQTMARAVRDEEDFFMLLLFAESLGIDNPASFYTLELQPLFLENFHEWHTRMGMDRCPFDHVGCC, via the coding sequence ATGGAAAATACAAATACACCAAAGGATCATGCAGATATAGAACCATGGTGGCAGCGCTTTGTGGCTGGGCTCAATGAGTTTTATCATGCCCCTTATCGCCAAACGATGGCGCGCGCTGTCCGCGATGAAGAAGATTTTTTTATGCTGCTGCTGTTTGCCGAGAGTTTGGGGATTGATAATCCTGCCAGCTTTTATACTTTGGAGCTGCAACCACTATTTTTAGAGAATTTCCACGAATGGCATACACGCATGGGTATGGACAGATGTCCTTTTGATCATGTTGGTTGCTGTTAA
- a CDS encoding ArsA family ATPase — translation MALQPLPTLVEQLKTQPIIFIGGKGGVGKTTTAAALASYYASQHQKTLIVSTDPAHSLGDVLNVQLTNEKIAINPYLDAIELNPDVIVDAHFAQVERTIKSYANPDMMPKIREHLRLSKSAPGAQEAAMLESMCQHLVTAADEHYEHIIFDTAPTGHTLRLLVLPEMMGAWTDGLLAQQRRQSKLRSVSLHLDNSGQKSLQQKNEIANPFAPKKQDRWEQAVSVLEKRKQLFRQAGVLLHDRTQTAIVLVMTADVLPLAETKRAIEQLEESKLTPAAIVVNQLIAPAQSDAFWRHRADRQQQLMQDIENNFSKYPLYPIYLQQTDVRGTDALSNLLITSLRAH, via the coding sequence ATGGCGTTACAACCTCTACCGACTCTAGTCGAACAATTAAAAACGCAGCCTATTATATTTATTGGTGGAAAGGGCGGTGTGGGCAAAACCACCACCGCTGCGGCACTTGCCAGCTATTATGCCAGCCAACACCAAAAGACGCTAATTGTCTCAACCGATCCTGCCCACAGTTTGGGTGATGTACTGAACGTACAATTAACCAATGAAAAAATCGCGATCAATCCTTATCTGGATGCCATTGAGCTCAATCCTGATGTCATCGTTGACGCACATTTCGCTCAAGTTGAGCGTACGATAAAATCTTATGCCAATCCTGATATGATGCCAAAAATTCGTGAACATTTGCGTTTGTCAAAGTCAGCACCTGGCGCGCAAGAAGCCGCTATGCTTGAATCTATGTGTCAGCATTTGGTCACGGCAGCTGATGAACATTATGAGCATATTATCTTTGACACAGCACCGACCGGACATACGCTACGGTTACTGGTATTACCAGAGATGATGGGCGCGTGGACGGATGGACTGCTTGCCCAGCAGCGCAGGCAATCTAAGCTGCGCTCAGTATCACTACATTTGGATAATAGTGGTCAAAAAAGCCTCCAGCAAAAAAACGAGATTGCCAACCCATTTGCTCCAAAAAAACAAGACCGCTGGGAGCAAGCCGTCTCTGTGCTAGAAAAGCGCAAACAGCTGTTTCGACAGGCAGGGGTACTGCTACATGATCGTACGCAGACCGCTATTGTATTGGTTATGACCGCTGATGTACTCCCATTGGCTGAGACCAAGCGCGCCATAGAACAGTTGGAAGAGAGTAAGCTCACGCCAGCTGCAATCGTCGTCAATCAGCTCATAGCACCAGCCCAATCTGATGCGTTTTGGCGTCATCGGGCTGATCGTCAGCAGCAATTGATGCAAGATATCGAAAATAATTTTTCTAAATATCCCTTGTATCCAATCTATCTACAACAAACCGATGTACGCGGTACGGACGCCTTGAGCAATTTATTAATCACTAGTTTGCGCGCTCATTAG
- a CDS encoding DUF3482 domain-containing protein, with amino-acid sequence MNHDNKQNRDNSYDNRENNKPAGLFADKAYETAPIINAESAPHPQNPQKLSEEPDPSTVPLKKTIASGESLKLTVVGHTNTGKTSILRTLLRDVYFGEVKNEAATTRHVERAQLTDSQTGEVLVTLYDTPGLEDASGLMDWLEDNTASRRDGIERLQQFLAADIAQASDDGAAYGYDAQGYDYSQEAKVVRQLLASDMAIYVVDAREPVLGKYKDELAILSWAAIPVMPVFNFTDSQDANIDDWQTMLARRNLHISTRFDSVAFEFEDEMRLWQNLATMLTHSERLEQLMAQRAENWAQLHDEANIIIADFLLNVAAFVREIDEDDDPMPVLQQMQEAVRQSERTMQHSLLNLYKFYDNAVAATPLELQAYQQDPFDPELLKSYGIRTTSGAAAGALLGLGIDAAALGTTLGLGAAIGGIAGGLLSNTSSIADKITGVKRLYIDPATLTLLATRAIDLLTALRHRGHAATDATQLLYKGETKTFESSDSAANDDSTDETSRSITPWPTHKLPSELKKARGKPQWSSLSSGKSEQAQLLRADTAWSLSAKLQSNERAN; translated from the coding sequence ATGAACCATGACAATAAACAAAATCGCGATAATAGCTATGACAATCGTGAGAATAATAAACCTGCGGGTCTATTTGCCGACAAGGCTTATGAAACAGCGCCTATCATCAATGCTGAGTCAGCACCGCACCCACAAAACCCACAGAAATTAAGTGAAGAGCCAGACCCGAGTACTGTGCCTCTTAAGAAAACCATCGCGAGTGGTGAGTCACTAAAGCTGACGGTCGTTGGTCACACCAACACAGGTAAAACCTCCATCCTGCGTACCCTATTACGAGACGTTTATTTTGGTGAAGTGAAAAATGAAGCGGCAACCACGCGGCATGTTGAGCGTGCCCAGCTGACCGACAGTCAAACCGGTGAAGTGCTGGTAACCTTATACGATACGCCTGGTTTAGAGGATGCCTCAGGGCTGATGGACTGGCTGGAAGACAATACTGCCAGTCGCCGCGATGGTATCGAGCGCTTACAGCAGTTTTTGGCAGCAGATATCGCCCAAGCGTCAGATGATGGTGCGGCTTATGGTTACGACGCGCAAGGTTATGATTATAGTCAAGAAGCCAAAGTGGTTCGGCAATTGCTGGCAAGTGATATGGCGATTTATGTCGTCGATGCCCGTGAGCCCGTGCTGGGTAAATACAAAGACGAGCTGGCGATTTTATCTTGGGCCGCCATTCCTGTTATGCCTGTATTTAACTTCACTGACAGCCAAGATGCCAATATTGATGATTGGCAGACCATGCTGGCAAGACGCAATCTGCACATCTCAACACGCTTTGATTCGGTGGCGTTTGAGTTTGAGGATGAAATGCGCTTATGGCAAAACCTCGCCACCATGCTCACTCACTCTGAGCGACTTGAGCAACTGATGGCGCAACGTGCTGAAAATTGGGCACAACTGCATGATGAGGCCAATATTATCATTGCAGATTTTTTGTTGAATGTGGCCGCTTTTGTACGTGAGATTGACGAAGATGATGACCCAATGCCTGTGTTACAGCAAATGCAGGAAGCAGTGAGACAAAGCGAGCGTACCATGCAGCACAGCCTGCTCAATTTATACAAATTTTATGACAATGCAGTAGCAGCGACCCCACTTGAATTGCAAGCGTATCAGCAAGATCCATTCGATCCTGAACTTTTAAAAAGCTATGGCATTCGCACCACATCAGGTGCTGCTGCTGGTGCATTATTGGGATTGGGGATTGATGCTGCTGCATTGGGCACAACGCTAGGACTGGGCGCGGCAATCGGCGGTATCGCAGGCGGGTTATTGTCTAACACCAGCAGTATTGCCGACAAGATTACGGGCGTAAAACGCTTATACATTGATCCTGCAACACTGACATTGCTCGCCACGCGTGCGATAGACTTGCTCACTGCCCTACGCCATCGCGGACATGCCGCAACCGATGCGACACAGCTTTTATATAAAGGCGAGACAAAAACCTTTGAATCATCTGACTCAGCAGCTAACGATGATAGTACAGATGAAACAAGTCGCTCAATCACGCCATGGCCCACGCATAAATTGCCAAGTGAGTTAAAAAAAGCGCGTGGCAAACCGCAATGGTCATCGCTTAGTAGTGGTAAATCAGAACAAGCACAGCTGCTGCGAGCGGATACGGCATGGTCATTGTCTGCAAAGTTACAATCTAATGAGCGCGCAAACTAG
- a CDS encoding sterol desaturase family protein has product MAADNNLMTLGQYGQILDDYKNTLNQHIVAISPESWQPILSSILPGHWQEWLLPLAGGPFFLLFLAEWFYQSKRGNGKSFSWRRAMTNFSLGGSYLGFELIVQALIVLPICLWLYQYRLFTIEVTLLTAIPIFIAVEFSYYWFHRASHRVNWFWSAHVVHHSDDHMNLSTAMRQSLLYSVTGWWVFFVPLMILGVHPVWVFFLYALDLIYQFFIHTETVGKFPKWVEYVFDTPSNHRAHHGTNGAYIDQNYGGVLIIFDRWFGTYVEEDTVNNPVKYGAVGEDSHDHIIGLIFGVFYRMWLRFFRVKGIKKKLKVLFYPPSATESKTH; this is encoded by the coding sequence ATGGCAGCAGATAACAATCTTATGACCCTAGGTCAGTACGGTCAGATATTGGATGACTATAAAAATACGTTGAACCAGCATATAGTGGCCATCTCTCCTGAATCTTGGCAGCCAATATTGAGTAGTATTTTACCTGGGCACTGGCAAGAATGGTTACTGCCGCTCGCTGGCGGGCCCTTTTTTCTGCTGTTTTTAGCCGAGTGGTTTTATCAGTCCAAGCGTGGCAATGGCAAAAGCTTTAGCTGGCGCCGTGCGATGACCAATTTTAGTTTAGGCGGTTCTTACTTGGGTTTTGAGCTGATTGTGCAAGCGCTCATCGTTTTACCTATTTGCTTGTGGTTATATCAATATCGCTTGTTTACTATTGAGGTGACCTTGCTGACCGCCATTCCGATATTCATCGCGGTTGAATTTAGCTATTACTGGTTTCACCGCGCCTCACATCGAGTCAATTGGTTTTGGTCGGCCCATGTCGTGCATCATTCTGATGACCATATGAACCTCTCTACCGCCATGCGCCAAAGCCTTTTGTATTCAGTCACCGGTTGGTGGGTATTCTTTGTACCACTGATGATACTTGGCGTACATCCAGTATGGGTATTTTTCCTTTATGCGTTAGATCTGATTTACCAGTTTTTTATTCATACCGAAACAGTGGGCAAATTCCCAAAATGGGTTGAATATGTTTTTGACACGCCATCCAATCATCGCGCTCATCATGGTACCAATGGTGCGTACATTGATCAAAATTATGGCGGGGTACTCATTATTTTTGATCGATGGTTTGGGACGTATGTAGAGGAAGACACGGTCAATAATCCGGTAAAATATGGTGCCGTTGGTGAAGACAGTCATGATCATATTATCGGCTTAATTTTTGGTGTGTTTTACCGGATGTGGCTACGGTTTTTTCGAGTCAAAGGCATTAAGAAAAAACTCAAAGTGCTGTTTTATCCGCCCAGTGCTACCGAGTCTAAAACCCATTGA
- a CDS encoding DUF2868 domain-containing protein — MLSPQDQLTELVRTLETEQYVFATDPLLITEKLKNEDGKPLQKLHRRAARIDSNGALARVLGKIDGRIKGIMIVMSILWCVSGFLGLFTLLQSNVVNFFYVLVCLLGFHTLMLVGWLVMALINQGKQSSNWFANFVSPSYLIRGKDDVTIAAVDLYERQLYHSGMRWYLGKFSHQLWLATLTGMLFAIIFLLVVRQYSFSWESTLLSDQALITLTRVLGWLPSMVGFEVPDSTAIVQSRLVTEAMPLSVARQWASLLVGSLLMYGIVPRAIAWSFCALMFRRKKMRLDIKLPYYQKILNFWQRQVVDADDFKEAPAPIAPTATISAGKKLVALLEYPSDQDDWWQLGLDTHFNDKFEVENFGIIDDRDDMARLTSYLDRHPVQVLLGIHESALPDRGTLRKLDQIASHATEGLIVQLLGSSPIGADISISPDDPNNVRYQQWQTALSARKIGLVNPDSHVGGTVVDRNL; from the coding sequence ATGCTATCCCCCCAAGACCAATTGACTGAGCTGGTACGCACGCTTGAGACTGAGCAATACGTCTTTGCCACTGATCCGCTACTCATCACGGAAAAGCTAAAAAATGAAGACGGCAAGCCCCTCCAAAAGTTGCATCGCCGCGCCGCGCGTATTGATAGCAATGGTGCATTGGCACGGGTGCTCGGTAAGATTGACGGTCGTATCAAAGGCATCATGATTGTCATGAGCATCTTGTGGTGTGTTTCAGGGTTTTTAGGACTATTCACCTTATTACAGAGCAATGTGGTGAATTTCTTTTATGTGTTGGTCTGCTTGCTGGGGTTTCATACCCTGATGCTGGTCGGCTGGCTGGTAATGGCACTCATCAATCAAGGCAAACAATCCTCAAATTGGTTCGCCAATTTCGTGAGTCCCAGTTATCTTATACGCGGCAAGGATGATGTCACTATCGCCGCCGTTGATTTATATGAGCGCCAATTGTATCACAGCGGTATGCGATGGTATTTGGGCAAGTTCAGCCACCAGTTATGGCTCGCCACGTTAACCGGCATGCTTTTTGCGATCATATTTTTGCTCGTGGTAAGGCAATATAGCTTTAGCTGGGAGTCCACCTTACTCTCTGATCAGGCGCTGATTACCTTAACGCGAGTGCTTGGCTGGTTGCCAAGTATGGTGGGATTTGAGGTTCCTGACAGCACTGCTATCGTCCAAAGCCGCTTGGTAACAGAGGCGATGCCGTTGTCTGTTGCGCGTCAATGGGCAAGTTTGCTTGTCGGTAGCTTGCTGATGTACGGTATCGTGCCGCGTGCGATTGCATGGTCATTTTGTGCGCTCATGTTCCGCCGCAAAAAAATGCGCTTGGATATCAAACTGCCCTATTATCAAAAGATTTTGAACTTTTGGCAGCGTCAGGTGGTGGATGCCGATGATTTTAAAGAAGCACCAGCGCCCATCGCGCCAACAGCAACGATCAGTGCGGGCAAAAAACTGGTTGCCTTGCTTGAATACCCATCAGATCAGGATGATTGGTGGCAATTGGGTTTGGATACTCATTTCAATGATAAATTTGAGGTCGAAAATTTTGGCATTATCGATGACCGTGATGATATGGCAAGGCTCACGTCTTATTTGGACAGGCATCCGGTACAGGTGTTATTGGGCATTCATGAAAGCGCGCTGCCCGACCGTGGTACCCTTCGCAAGCTCGATCAAATCGCCAGTCATGCGACAGAGGGGTTGATTGTACAATTACTAGGAAGTAGTCCTATTGGTGCTGACATATCCATATCACCAGACGATCCTAACAACGTGCGTTATCAGCAGTGGCAAACCGCCCTTTCTGCTCGAAAAATAGGCCTTGTCAATCCTGACAGTCACGTTGGTGGTACCGTTGTTGATCGTAACCTGTAG
- a CDS encoding SDR family oxidoreductase, giving the protein MTDTTTGKTYLIIGGTGGIGRAMVEQLINSEKSSETDGPRVFATYHRNVPDFAADNLYWIPMNICDEQSIQQAADVLKQQTAHIDWVVNCAGLLHTDAQQPEKALRQIETAFFLQNMQVNALASLLIAKHFKPFLANAQRTTNKPAVFATISARVGSISDNQLGGWYSYRMSKAALNMGMKNLSIEWARSLKDVCVVVMQPGTVNTQLSAPFQGNVADGHLFSPAYSAECLLEVLNGMTAAQSGSFVDWAGESIPW; this is encoded by the coding sequence ATGACGGATACAACGACGGGCAAAACCTATCTCATCATTGGTGGTACGGGCGGCATTGGCAGAGCCATGGTTGAGCAGCTCATCAACAGTGAAAAAAGCAGCGAGACGGATGGGCCTCGCGTTTTTGCAACGTATCATAGAAACGTCCCTGATTTTGCCGCAGACAATCTGTACTGGATACCCATGAACATCTGTGACGAGCAAAGTATCCAGCAAGCCGCTGACGTCCTCAAGCAGCAAACCGCGCATATTGATTGGGTGGTGAACTGTGCTGGTCTATTACACACGGACGCGCAGCAACCAGAAAAAGCGCTACGGCAGATCGAGACGGCGTTTTTTTTACAAAATATGCAGGTGAATGCCTTGGCAAGTTTGCTGATTGCCAAACATTTCAAGCCCTTCTTAGCCAACGCTCAGCGTACTACGAACAAACCAGCCGTATTTGCAACAATATCGGCACGCGTCGGCAGCATCAGTGACAATCAATTAGGCGGTTGGTACAGCTACCGGATGAGCAAGGCGGCGCTCAATATGGGCATGAAAAACCTGAGTATTGAGTGGGCAAGATCACTCAAAGATGTGTGCGTCGTTGTCATGCAGCCAGGCACAGTTAATACGCAACTGTCTGCGCCTTTTCAAGGAAACGTGGCTGACGGACACTTGTTCTCGCCAGCCTATAGTGCCGAATGCTTATTAGAGGTGTTAAATGGCATGACCGCCGCGCAATCAGGAAGTTTTGTCGATTGGGCAGGTGAGTCCATACCTTGGTAA
- a CDS encoding GNAT family N-acetyltransferase, whose amino-acid sequence MTYEFSIKTFDELTSVDLYHILKARSQVFVVEQNCVYQDMDDTDFDCLHLIAHQNQALAGYCRIIPPEFNKLKSNLSASVDAAGIKTAHPPTPMPAIGRVLVLAEQRGEGLARQMMIQAIACCRKKYGKKTPIILSAQTYLLSFYESLGFVPEGDTYLEENIEHVKMVLRVAKKTKVRKERAPSDSNTTTKVLSGLLFIMAALFILGLLYLMI is encoded by the coding sequence ATGACCTATGAATTCTCGATTAAAACCTTTGATGAGCTGACCTCAGTTGATCTGTACCATATTTTAAAAGCGCGCTCACAAGTGTTTGTGGTCGAACAAAACTGTGTCTATCAAGACATGGATGATACCGATTTTGATTGTCTGCATCTGATTGCCCATCAAAATCAAGCGTTAGCGGGGTATTGCCGTATCATTCCGCCTGAATTTAATAAGCTTAAATCCAATCTCAGCGCCAGCGTCGATGCTGCTGGTATAAAAACTGCGCACCCTCCTACTCCTATGCCTGCCATTGGTCGAGTGCTGGTACTGGCAGAGCAACGAGGAGAGGGTCTGGCACGCCAAATGATGATTCAAGCAATCGCTTGCTGCCGCAAAAAATATGGCAAAAAAACGCCCATTATTCTCTCTGCTCAAACCTATTTGCTCAGCTTTTATGAATCTTTGGGTTTTGTACCTGAAGGCGATACGTATCTTGAAGAAAATATTGAACATGTAAAAATGGTGCTGCGTGTTGCCAAAAAAACCAAGGTAAGAAAAGAGCGCGCACCAAGTGATTCGAATACCACGACCAAAGTGTTGAGCGGCTTGCTGTTTATTATGGCAGCGTTGTTTATTTTGGGTCTGCTGTATCTGATGATTTAA